The Lycium ferocissimum isolate CSIRO_LF1 chromosome 8, AGI_CSIRO_Lferr_CH_V1, whole genome shotgun sequence DNA segment ATGAAGGATTGAAAATGTCAAGGGTGAATGGATATTGCATAGGATAAAGGGAGGAGGATGACTATTGTTCATAGTTGACGGGAGagattgatttttaaagcaaagttgagaggtgaaaatcattttcaccccATATGATATTCGTGGAAAAAAAACATACGATATTCGGAAGGATAAAATTTACAaatagttattttttaatgGAAACTTACCAATATGTACAGTTCGGCGAAATTTAGTTATTAATATGGCCGAAATATACAAAATCTATAAAAgcgattatgtatattatacatataaatatacaaaacctatacatttggCCTTAATTTTGCAAATTAGATCACTCAAAGGCATGAttgtaatttttccttttttaatctGTATAATTGAAAAACAATTACTATCATATAGaatttcaaatacaaaatataaaattccAAGACATTATCATAAAGTTTCATTTGTGAGATTGACGCCGCAATTCCTGGCCCAAGTCCTGACCTGACTTATCAATTTCGTTCATGATCTTAACATCACAACAAACCCCCGTATCATGACTCAATTACAGAGAGATCCcctatatttaaaattaaatacttACACCTCCTATACTATGAAAAACCTACACTTACATCCCCTATGATGTATATCAGTagctaaatatattaaaatataattattaaaagACAAACTAAAACTATAAAATAAGATGTTTTTTCGgagttaattttatgaaattttataataaagatattaaatataaatattttttgaaacatTTATCCTTCAAAAGTCATAAATAGGAAAAGGAACACATAAGATACACCAATTATTAGTAATAACTTTCTTGCACTTTCTTTTAGAGACATTTAATATGGCCCACATTTTCTTGTAATAAATTATTTACCTTGTCTTTCAAATAAATGATATATATAGCAGAtaatgtattagttatgcatatCGGGAAGTTTTCTTGATAGGAGGAAACGTTTTATTAGGAGTCCCTGGTAATTATATTTTATGGAGAAGTCCGTATGGTTAAAGTTTTTGCCTAATAGTCCTTAGCCTGCCTATAAATATGCATGTAACTCCATCAGTCCAGCATCTCTTTTGTGATAGGCATAGACTAGAAGACTCTACGATTTTTTCAACACTCTTTTAGTGTTATAAGTCGATGTCAGATCAAAGGCGGTTCTCCACAACACTTGAACAATCATGGCTGAAAGTATATTCCGATTTAATATTCCGCTGCGACAGCTCTGAGCAAGTGTTTAGAATTAAcatgtggtatcagagcttgtgtaaattatttgtaattttgtttaattacacaatttgttaattatttgtaattttgtttaatTACACTATTTGTtaaatagagttttttttttttaattttagttattGATTTATTCTTTCGCTTCAAAATTATCTTAAATATACTTATATGGAGTCTCATTTGTGTATGATTTCTAGTATATAAaggtttattttttaaaaaaaagggataacATCATAGGGTGGGGTGTAAGTGCAAGATTTTTATAATATAAGGGGTGTAAGTATTTAATTTAAGATGCGGGGGGTATATTCGTAATAGTACATGAGTGTTTAGTGTAGttaactctttctttcttataaatattttttttattattattaccataTGACATTGAAGGATAAAATTCACAAATAGTCATTTCTAATCTCTCTAATTGAAAATTCCTAGACattatcataaaatttcatGTGTGAGATTTGAATTCTATGTCAAAGTTATTTTTCAATTGAATTCTGAAAATAACTAGCTCGTACTATTATTGAACTTGAAAATTCACTAGTCCAAATAACATAGAACAGGAAGATTTACACAGACAAAATAATTTAAGAtcactattttatttttatcctaTTTCAGTATGGTGGTTAGGTTGATTATATCGTATACGACAGAGTATTAGCCAGTCAAGAACTCTtatgtccaaaagatgaaagtagcACAAATAaggatgttgagatggatgtgtgggcataccAAGAGAGATAAGaataggaatgaagatatccgggacaaggtgggagtgacCTCCATGGTGGATAAGATGCGGGAAGTAGGACTGAGATgatttgggcatgtgaagagaagATGCATAGATGCTCATGTGAGGGGGTGTGGGAGGTTAGCTATGGTGGGGGCCCGAGGAGAGATATAAAGCAAAGCAAGtattgaagagagagagtggGCGACATGGGCAACTACACTTACCGAGGATATGACCCTTGATAGGAGGTGTACAGGTCAAAGTTAGGGTAGAAGGTAGTAGGTAGTAGATAGTCAAGTGTATTTCTTTTCTATATCAGGAGCATTAGTATTATTCTCGTATTCTTAGTCTTAGATTTCTATTACTACTTGTTGTTACTTTCACTTCGGTAGCTtttatcttgttgttgtttctgtttGTTGTTACTGCTTCTTTTTCACCTTTGCTTGAAATCGAGACTCTTCAGAAACAATTTTCCTACCTTCACAAGTAGGGGTAATGTCTGCGTACAGACTATTCTTCCCCATATGAgattatactgagtatgttgttgaaaaaattatgcaaaaataaCTCGTTTGAAAACACTATCTAGAACAAAGATACTATGGGCTTGGACCCTGGCCCGCCTTCAAAAGATTTGTTTAGAACCAGAATTACCAGAAGGAAGAAATGTTACCACCTTTAACCAATGTAACAAAGGGAATCTTTGATATTTGTACAAAAATAGAGTTTACAGATAAATAAATTGAGCCAAATTATATGATTAACAGCCAACCAAAAGCTATCAAGGAAAGAGAATTACAAAATAGAAAAGGGAGGTTTCAGAGAAAAATCCATAAAACTAaacaaagaaataagataaatatatattagtatAGCTCTAATTGaatgtttcttcttcttcttcttctgtatATAAGCATCTTCGGTGCACATGTTCTTTCCTATAATCAGTCTCAAATATACTTTGACAACTTTTCAAATGGGTTATCCACCATGGCCATATTCACAGCAATTTTACCGTTTGAAGACTCAATCAAATAACCATATCTCCACAAATCATTTGAAAGATGAACATTTGTTAAACATGAGATGAGAACAGTTAATCACATAGCTctgaagctaaaaaaaaaatagttaatcGACATAGTCCGAGTTATAACTTGTTGAGTCAAACTTTCAAATTCTGTTTATTTGTACATACTTATTGTAATTATCGATAAATGTTATAATATGCATTAATCGTAACCTATTAAACATAGTAATTACTTGTTAAATTTCATGATAATATAATGTTTTATATTACTAGTATTAGAGTATATATACCTTAAATCTATTTAAATTTAGTCGTCCCACTGATAAACAGTTCATTCAATTCAGTGTTTTATTCTCGCAGCAAAACAACGACGGCCAAGTTATTCCAACATCTTTTTAGATATTTCAACATGAAAATAGTACTCTTGGGTGACGTCAACTTATTTAATTCCCATCGACTTAATTCCAAAAAAGATAATGCTGCTCCTAGTACATAATGATCGATGTTGAAAGATGTGGCTATGGAACCCACTAGTGACATATACAATAGTCTTCTCAGTATGTCAGATTAttcaccaaaaaattaaatggTAGTTTACTCTTTAATTACGAGTCCCCATAAATGGAGTTTAAGATGGTCGACGAATCCTGGGGGGTTACTTTATTCTATGACATGATAAACTCGAAAAAGATAAGAAAACTAAGACGACAAACATCGTTGCAACTTGGTAATTAATTACTACTACTATATTTTTAAACCTAGGAAATGTTGTTGTGGACGTTTGAGAATTTATATACTCCGAAGAAAACTTGACAAGAGGAATACATGATAGGCTGAAAGTTCCTTGAACATACTTTTAAAATGAGACAGTAACGTCCTATCTATCAAAAACCTCTTTCTTCGATCTAGATGAATTGTAACTTCTTTTAGTTTTGTTTCCATTTTCCCTAATCATTTTCATGGGCGGATCTAGTCTAGTACTATGAGTTCGTTTGAAGTTTGAATTGATAACTTTTAGCCTAGATCGGGATTTATTTGTGTAAAATTCACTGAAATTACTGAAAAAATTGAACTATAAACTTAGGACTCAAATAAGGTGATGGACAGGACTCGATGGTTGAAACTGAATTACTTGAACTCGTAAAATTAAAATTCTGAATCCATCTCTGATAAACTTAAGCTTAGATTATCTCCAAAATTAACTTACATTTTCAATTAAAGGATAGTACATTAGCAACACAAGTAGGGAAAATTAAAACAAGTCATTCCAACTTCTAATACTTGCAAAAGTAGGTAAATTAAAAGATCAACCAAACATTGGTCTTGAACAAGACTAATAGTAATAAACTTTAGTGCACAgtttacatcaacaacaaaatataaTAAACACACTATGATATAGTCTTTCTTCAAGCATCTGGATCTTCAGCATGAGTTGGATTATTAGAAGAACGAGCCATAAATGCTCTAATCATAGGCTTAGCTTTCTCCACAGTCTTAATTattcccaaaaacatgaacctATAGAGTATCACCATTCCAAAAACTATGGCAACATCCACCCATTTTGAATATCCCATTTGTACTTGCCATACATTTCTCAAAATTTCATCACCACTAATTATTGATGGCCCTCTAATTTGCTCATTAGGGAAATTCAGTCCCAAGAACTCATTCTTGTAAAAACCTTGATTTGCATATTtgtgaaatgcaatataatacaTTGGGTACTTCCAGAATGGCTTAGGAAGATCATCAGGCAATCTGAAGAAACCTCCATTAAGCATCATAACACCTTGAATTCCAGCTCCTGTCATCAAGGGATGACAAAATTAAACCATGAAAAGATGACTCGCCCGAGCCACTCATTTATTAATTCAACTCATTTTGATCAGTTAAATTCAGTCCATTTAAAAGTTGGGCTAATATGTAGCCCAAATTGATCTATGAGAAACCTTGtcgaaatatttttaagaatttttttttggtttaatatgttatataaagacattaataaagaaaaaattatgaggtaattaaataaattaattagaaaataaatacatatatcaaAACTTGATAAGAGTTGCACAGGATCCATTGTTTAGCCCATTTTGATCGAGCCAATGTCAAGTTGTTAACCCAACTAATGTTTAGGCAAATCATTGACCCGGCCATTTATTAATTTTGACTTGCTAAAATTCAGCCTAACCCGTCCGTTTGACACACTTACCTGTTATGATTCCCATAAGGAAATCTGGGACAATGctggcaacaatcatcattagGCTCTCAACTAACATCATCGTCGCGAATAGCATTAGAGCAAAATAGGCGAAGTGATCGAACCCCTTTTGTAATCCAACAAGGTAATAAGCCAAAGCGCCAGGTACTACTGAGATCAATAGTAGGTAAGGgatggaagaaaatgtatttcCCACCACAAATGCAGCCACACCATAGTGCCCATTTAGTCTTTCTCGAGTGAAAATCTAGTAATTAGGAGCAAAACACAAATAATTAgcatcatttttattatttgtgtACTGAGATATAAATGAACAAATTATGTATACAGTTAGTAAGTGCATACTTTCATATCCTCCACAAAAGAAGGGAATCCACCAATGGCCATAAATGTTAAGAAGGCTGCAACAAACATCAGCATTGAACCTCTAGCCTGAAAAAATAgcaaaaagggaagaaagaaaattgttaaACGAATTAACTTGCATCTCAATACACTAACATGTCACCTAAAAGTaactgtttatatatatgttactgaCCAAATTTATTCGCATCTTGAGATATACCAGTACATAAATATCATTCCTTCAATATCATTTTATGTGATGCTATCTCTATTTTGTGAATCAAAAAGTTTATTCCTTTACTAAAATTTTCTCAATCTAATTCGAAACAATTAAAAAGTTCAACTATTTACCTGAATGGAGCCATAGTCGTGGCCAATGTCATGAAAAATGGTGCCAACACACAAGCATAAAGCAATATATATTGCAAAACGAAGCCAATAATAGCCAAGATCACGATACATGTTCACAAAAGACCTCCTTGTGAGAACTATACACTGAGTTATGAAACCTGCTTGGCTTCCTTTCTTGGCCTCTTCTCCACCATTCTATACATAGTCAAATATTCACAAAACCaattaattacttaattatctTGGCACCATAATAAAGATCAAAGCAACATGACTAATATACAAACCTGTTGGCAAATTTCCAAAACTCTTCGTTGAACTTGTTGGTAACCCTGTGAGGTCTTGTACGACTTAACCAGAATGTCGATTGCTTCTGTTGCAGTGGCTTTTCCACTAACTCCTTTTTCGATATCCTAAAGTCAAAATAGAGAACGAGACAAGCCTCAATAATTATATCTCTAATTTAATACTACGAGTCCATAGTACTTTATAGTAATTACTTCTGGGCAAACGATTAGATTTTAAACGAAGATGAAAATATTGGATGTACTTACAACGTCAAAGTCCTTGTTGATTGTCCTTAGGTAGTGATCTGATGGATTCCTCATAGTTGGACATGGGAACCCATTCAAAGCAAAatactgaaaaagaaaaagttgggGTCAAAGATTCATTATAACTAATTTCATCTATAGTGCATGGGAAATtacatataagtatattttaagAGACCaactaatataaaaattatagtATTGTGTTGCCACTATATCGAAGTTAAACTTATATGTAGACTATAGTTAATGTGACTACCTCATTTGCTCCAGAAATGGAACCAAAGTAGACAGTCCTACCAGAGGACAAAAGGCAAAGATTGTGAAAAAGTTCAAAAACTTCACTACTGGGCTGATGAATAGAAGCCACAACAGTCCTTCCATCTTGTTTAGCCAATTGAACAATTCTATTCATCACATGATAAGAAGCTGCACTATCAAGCCCACTTGTTGGCTCATCAAGAAACAGAAGCTTTGGACGTTTTAGGATTTCAATGCAAATACTGACTCTTCTCTTTTGTCCACCACTCAATCCTTTGACACTCCATCCACCAATTCTTGTATTCATAGCATCTTGTAAGCCCATTTCTCTTATTGTTGCTTCtgctctttctttcttctcggATCTTGACATTGAATCTGGTAATTGGAGTTGTGCTGAATAGTAGATTGCTTCTCTCACTGTTAGTGTTGTCATTAACGTGTCATCTTGTGTCACATATgcctttgaaaagaaaaaaaagagtcatTCCAAAAAAGAACAGAAAAATATTACGTAATTTATACTGATAGTAttagtatataaaaattaaactcgGGAAAAAATGGGTGAGATATTAGTTGTTATACCGAAGTGCCAAAAGCAAGTGATTGCCTCCGACCATTGATGAGGATTTCGCCAGTTTGTCTTGTGGTGGAGTCCAATCTCCCTGCAATAGTATTAAGTCCACATTATAATCAGATTTACAAACTTAagcttcaattcttgtttttcttttccctctcttttaaaagggaaaagtactcttttttttattttaggttTAACTCTTTAATATATCAAACTTGTCTACCGGTTAGCAGGTCACTTTTTAAGACTTGTGGTGAATGAATAAGATTTTTCTACCTTAACTAGTGATTTTGgggtcaacaacaacaacacaaaaacaacGTATCCaaataatcccacaagaaagCTCCCATGACAGAACAGACGCAGACCCTACTCCTACCTTGCAGAGAGAATGACTGCTTCCGATAGATCCTCCTCAAGCAagctcaaaattttgaaatgtaATAAATCTTATTTAGAGAGTGCTTCCTCTTTTAATAGTTCCGAATTAGTGCTGAAATAGATATCGGAtacaagagagaaaaaaataaagtctCTTTCCAGTGGACCAAAACATTCTCTTTCCGGTGGACCAAAACATTCTCTTTGCTTGTCTTTTCTTTTACTTGGCCCTCCAGACCCCAAACGACAATTAATGGAAGACTCTCAAAATAGGATTTTGAGTCAAAATCTGTGGTCCCTTATAGTATGTGGGGTAGTATTTCATAGGTCGATTATATAAACAATTTTAAGCAGAATGTTCCAACGTTTACCAGTTATTGTTTTGGGCAttctttcttaaaaattataaaaaaaactgATTAAAACAGCGAGAATATTTTTTGTAAGGAAAGAGTAATCATCTGTTAATttgatgattttctttttttgaagaaaaatgttttaagAACTACATCAGCCAATCCTATCATCAAAATAATCACTATGAGATATGTGACTGCAATGGTTTGATCCCTCAAACCCTAACTAGAGAACGTTTTGAGCTTCAAGAATGAAAAATCTTTCGGCAGGAGAGTTTTTTTACCTTTCTACCGGGCTATTCGGTGCAAATTTAGATTAATCGATCCAGTAAAATTTAAATATCAAATGGTTAAACCGGAAAAATAAAACTAGTAAATATGAGAGTAATACCTGCTAAAGTATCTAGAAGAGTAGATTTGCCACAACCAGAAGGACCCATAATGGCCAAAACTTGACCAGGTTGAACATAACCAGTAAGCCCTTGCAATATAGCTCTCCTCCCAGTTTTCTTGTCAGGCACAGTCACACACAAGTCCTTCCATGTCAAGTAAATTCCTTCATGACCACCTTTATTAAACATCAATGTACTCAAAGGCACATCATCATATGCAGAATTAGTACTACTAATCATAGGGGGAACACTAGTTTTTGGTGGTGCTTCTAAGGacctttttatttcataattatCCCTTAAAGATGGTGCgtcaatatcaccaatatgatGAGGTGCTGGTATACTACTAGTAGTACTACTAAATGGGAAATTTTTGGTTGGATTTTTGTTGTTAAAAGGAATCTCATCTTCAGAAGTAACACTTTCATTTGTCTCTGATTCATGACGTCTATGTGGTGATCTATTTGGACTAGGTGTCCATCGTGGTACATAATTAGCTTGTAACTCCATTTGCTAATATATCTATTTTTTGTTTGTGTGTGATTTTGTGCTAGTTGCTTGGAATTCTATATTGGAAGAATCTCAACAGAAAGAGAAAGGTAGAGAAATAGCTTAGATTACGTTAAGCTAATGCATGGAAGAGAGTGGAGAAAGGGTTGATATTTATAATGGCTAAAAGGAAGATGGTTGGGAAGTTGGAGTAATATCTCGTTGTACTATAAAACAGTTGACAAAGTTAAAATAAATCAGATTGACTTCCAAAGGATAAAAGCTAATTGCATATTTTAATTTGGCCCTATATATACAGGTCTTCAACTTCGTTTCACTATTTCCTCAAGTGGTAAGATTCATTGgacttcttcatcttctctggATTGTGTGAAAAGGAAATTGCTTAgcatcttcattttttattttttggcttTTACCATTTCCTAAtgagataagggtcaaaaacacactccaactat contains these protein-coding regions:
- the LOC132068473 gene encoding ABC transporter G family member 1-like yields the protein MELQANYVPRWTPSPNRSPHRRHESETNESVTSEDEIPFNNKNPTKNFPFSSTTSSIPAPHHIGDIDAPSLRDNYEIKRSLEAPPKTSVPPMISSTNSAYDDVPLSTLMFNKGGHEGIYLTWKDLCVTVPDKKTGRRAILQGLTGYVQPGQVLAIMGPSGCGKSTLLDTLAGRLDSTTRQTGEILINGRRQSLAFGTSAYVTQDDTLMTTLTVREAIYYSAQLQLPDSMSRSEKKERAEATIREMGLQDAMNTRIGGWSVKGLSGGQKRRVSICIEILKRPKLLFLDEPTSGLDSAASYHVMNRIVQLAKQDGRTVVASIHQPSSEVFELFHNLCLLSSGRTVYFGSISGANEYFALNGFPCPTMRNPSDHYLRTINKDFDVDIEKGVSGKATATEAIDILVKSYKTSQGYQQVQRRVLEICQQNGGEEAKKGSQAGFITQCIVLTRRSFVNMYRDLGYYWLRFAIYIALCLCVGTIFHDIGHDYGSIQARGSMLMFVAAFLTFMAIGGFPSFVEDMKIFTRERLNGHYGVAAFVVGNTFSSIPYLLLISVVPGALAYYLVGLQKGFDHFAYFALMLFATMMLVESLMMIVASIVPDFLMGIITGAGIQGVMMLNGGFFRLPDDLPKPFWKYPMYYIAFHKYANQGFYKNEFLGLNFPNEQIRGPSIISGDEILRNVWQVQMGYSKWVDVAIVFGMVILYRFMFLGIIKTVEKAKPMIRAFMARSSNNPTHAEDPDA